A genomic window from Phoenix dactylifera cultivar Barhee BC4 chromosome 7, palm_55x_up_171113_PBpolish2nd_filt_p, whole genome shotgun sequence includes:
- the LOC103707112 gene encoding ubiquitin carboxyl-terminal hydrolase 19-like isoform X1, whose product MLIAAGLLALDLSSLLQFVLAALLILAGALLLVRKAASRYFVVDASFETATTGYEARRQMSIGGESSGGGDVCASCGSLATKKCSRCKSVRYCSQACQSKHWEAEHKHKCKQIKLLDKAEVVSSGNGACRRRKSSGFSSISLVPAQGTCKVLHEPKKILFPYDEFVELFNWAMPGFPPCGLVNCGNSCFANVVLQCLTCTRPLVAYLLERDHSRGCFRKRDDWCFLCELQVHVQRASKSSQPFQPMNILNRLPNIGGNLGYGRQEDAHEFMRFAIDTMQSICLDEFGGEKALDPSTQETTLIQHIFGGHLQSQVICTNCNEVSNRYENMMDLTVEIQGDAESLEECLDQFTVKEWLDGENKYKCDGCNDYVKAWKRLTVHQPPNILTIALKRFQSGRFGKLNKRITFPENLDLTPYMSGNGDGTDLYSLYAVVVHLDMLNASFFGHYVCYTKDYHGHWYRIDDCKVLNVEVEEVLAQGAYMLLYCRKTARREPFVKPVDPPRQQLSEANPKLSSPSTVSNSFKVSCLPSDVDSKPNSIEASLLKNTGPEKISSEGDFIKNRELEDMETDAPAKVNHVTLPRGLGNMDMDGPSLSSSVPKDLEEGNPSLCFPVPSLNYMHLNSPQELPSVEIHTVAEPCVCSDLESHMEEDNDGSTGIAEASKVSILDLSVTGQNIGDKIADPSSAVPTINSSLVSEPSDDLRPESEQAVAACSPSGSANGISRLDDTSFIDNGNKGLPSCWENGYRSKPKPLFSRGFLDRPARKKSVDSSRQNHTGSHGVALVPRVNGYCNGHSDLGLSEQDYDNCSASLKSSCENGRGIIRGDMSFKSRGFLRSSYTKSSDEEGVKKTEMQKFDYRSKPKCNGSVEQASVDKLDFRPEAYCSNGIDFTKINHEEFRETAFVHENGSKVYKKDGPLTPALQNMNVGLGDLLKPPSGCLNEHDM is encoded by the exons ATGCTCATCGCCGCCGGCCTTCTCGCGCTGGACCTCTCGTCCCTGCTCCAGTTCGTGCTTGCCGCGCTCCTCATACTCGCCGGGGCTCTCCTTCTGGTGAGGAAGGCCGCTTCCAGGTACTTCGTCGTCGACGCCAGCTTCGAGACCGCCACCACGGGGTACGAGGCGCGGCGCCAGATGTCGATCGGCGGCGAAAGTAGCGGCGGAGGCGACGTCTGTGCTTCCTGTGGGAGCTTGGCGACCAAGAAGTGCTCCCGGTGCAAGAGCGTCCGCTATTG TTCACAAGCATGCCAGTCAAAGCATTGGGAAGCCGAGCACAAGCATAAATGCAAGCAAATTAAGTTGTTAGATAAGGCAGAGGTTGTTTCTTCTGGAAATGGTGCTTGcagaagaaggaaatcttctgggtTTAGCTCAATTTCATTAGTTCCTGCCCAAGGAACCTGCAAGGTGCTGCATGAGCCAAAAAAG ATTCTTTTTCCTTATGATGAATTTGTGGAGCTTTTCAACTGGGCTATGCCAGGGTTTCCACCTTGTGGACTAGTTAATTGTGGGAACAG TTGCTTTGCTAATGTGGTTCTACAATGTCTTACATGCACTAGACCACTTGTTGCCTATTTACTGGAGAGAGACCACAGTAGAGGAT GCTTTAGGAAGCGGGATGATTGGTGCTTCTTATGCGAGCTTCAAGTACATGTTCAAAGGGCAAGTAAAAGTTCTCAGCCTTTTCAACCTATGAATATTCTTAATCGACTGCCTAATATTGGTGGCAACCTTGGGTATGGCAGACAGGAGGATGCTCATGAATTCATGAG GTTTGCGATTGATACAATGCAATCAATTTGCCTTGATGAGTTTGGAGGTGAAAAGGCTCTGGATCCCAGTACCCAAGAGACAACCCTTATTCAGCACATATTTGGTGGTCATCTCCAGTCTCAG GTGATATGTACAAACTGCAATGAGGTCTCAAATCGCTATGAGAATATGATGGATTTGACAGTTGAAATTCAAGGGGATGCCGAGTCTTTGGAGGAATGCTTAGATCAATTTACTGTCAAGGAGTGGCTTGATGGAGAGAATAAGTATAAATGTGATGG ATGCAATGATTATGTTAAAGCATGGAAACGTCTTACAGTTCATCAGCCTCCAAATATCCTCACAATTGCTCTTAAGAGATTCCAG AGCGGTAGATTTGggaaactaaacaaaagaataACATTTCCTGAGAACTTAGATCTCACTCCATACATGAGTGGCAATGGAGATGGCACTGATCTGTATTCACTGTATGCTGTCGTTGTTCACCTGGACATGTTGAATGCTTCATTTTTTGGTCACTATGTTTGTTATACCAAAGACTATCATGGGCACTGGTATAGGATTGATGACTGCAAG GTCTTGAATGTCGAAGTGGAGGAAGTACTTGCTCAAGGTGCATATATGCTCTTATATTGCAG GAAAACTGCCCGTCGGGAGCCTTTTGTTAAGCCTGTGGATCCACCAAGGCAACAGCTCTCTGAAGCAAATCCCAAGTTATCAAGCCCTTCCACGGTATCGAACTCCTTCAAGGTTTCCTGCCTGCCTTCTGATGTTGATAGCAAACCAAATTCTATTGAAGCATCCTTGTTGAAGAATACTGGACCTGAGAAAATATCTTCTGAAGGTGATTTTATAAAGAACAGAGAGCTGGAAGATATGGAAACGGATGCACCTGCCAAGGTAAACCATGTGACCTTACCTAGAGGTTTAggaaatatggatatggatggTCCTTCGTTAAGTTCATCGGTACcaaaggatcttgaagaagggaACCCTAGTCTTTGTTTTCCTGTGCCCTCTCTAAATTATATGCATTTGAATTCTCCTCAGGAGCTTCCATCCGTCGAAATTCATACAGTGGCAGAACCCTGTGTTTGTTCAGATTTGGAAAGTCATATGGAAGAAGATAATGATGGATCAACTGGTATAGCGGAAGCATCCAAGGTGTCAATACTGGATCTCTCAGTCACTGGTCAAAATATTGGTGATAAGATAGCTGATCCATCTTCTGCTGTTCCTACCATAAATTCAAGTCTGGTTTCCGAACCTTCAGATGATTTGAGGCCAGAATCAGAGCAGGCAGTAGCAGCATGCAGCCCATCAGGTTCAGCTAATGGAATTAGCAGGTTGGATGACAcctcttttatagataatggaaACAAGGGTTTGCCATCATGTTGGGAGAATGGTTATAGAAGCAAACCAAAGCCCCTATTTTCTCGTGGTTTTCTAGACAGGCCTGCCAGAAAGAAATCTGTTGATAGTAGTAGACAAAACCACACAGGAAGTCATGGAGTTGCTCTTGTTCCCAGGGTAAATGGTTACTGCAATGGTCATTCTGATCTTGGGTTGTCAGAGCAAGATTATGATAATTGTTCTGCCAGTCTGAAGTCATCTTGTGAAAATGGCAGAGGGATTATTCGAGGTGACATGTCGTTCAAATCTCGTGGTTTCCTGAGAAGTTCTTATACAAAATCATCAGATGAAGAGGGGGTTAAGAAAACAGAGATGCAGAAATTTGATTATCGTAGCAAACCCAAGTGCAATGGGTCCGTTGAACAGGCTTCTGTTGACAAATTAGATTTTAGGCCAGAGGCCTACTGCTCAAATGGCATAGACTTCACTAAAATCAACCATGAGGAGTTCCGTGAGACTGCTTTTGTTCATGAAAACGGCAGTAAGGTCTACAAGAAAGATGGTCCACTGACACCAGCTTTACAGAACATGAATGTTGGGTTGGGAGATCTGCTGAAACCACCGTCTGGGTGTCTCAATGAGCATGACATGTAG
- the LOC103707113 gene encoding thioredoxin domain-containing protein 9 homolog, whose translation MAENQAKQILEQQVLTVAKAVEDKLNEEIEALDRLDLDDIEVLRERRRQQLKKMAERRSKWISLGHGEYSEIAEKEFFAAVKASDRVVCHFYRENWPCKVMDKHLNILAKQHLEARFLKIHAEKSPFLTEKLRITVLPTLALVKDAKVEDYVVGFDELGGTDEFSTEELEERLAKSQVIFFEGEASSHPINPSTTKRSVRQSETSNLSDSD comes from the exons ATGGCCGAAAACCAAGCGAAGCAG ATCCTCGAGCAGCAAGTGCTGACGGTGGCCAAGGCGGTGGAGGACAAGCTCAATGAGGAGATCGAGGCACTGGACAGGCTTGACCTTGACGACATCGAGGTCCTCCGGGAGCGCAGGCGCCAGCAGCTCAAGAAGATGGCCGAGAGGCGGAGCAAGTGGATCTCCCTCGGCCACGGTGAGTACTCCGAGATCGCCGAGAAGGAGTTCTTCGCCGCCGTCAAGGCCAGCGACCGCGTCGTCTGCCACTTCTACCGCGAGAATTGGCCTTGCAAG GTGATGGACAAGCACTTGAACATTCTTGCAAAGCAACATCTAGAAGCACGCTTTCTGAAAATTCATGCTGAAAAGAGCCCCTTCTTGACTGAGAAGCTCAGGATTACTGTACTACCCACTCTTGCTCTCGTAAAGGATGCCAAAGTCGAGGACTATGTG GTTGGATTTGATGAGCTTGGGGGCACTGATGAATTCAGTACAGAAGAGCTGGAGGAGAGGCTTGCTAAGTCCCAAGTCATCTTCTTTGAGGGGGAAGCATCATCACATCCAATCAACCCGAGCACAACCAAAAGAAGTGTCAGGCAATCAGAAACATCTAATTTATCTGATTCTGATTAG
- the LOC103707112 gene encoding ubiquitin carboxyl-terminal hydrolase 18-like isoform X2, giving the protein MLIAAGLLALDLSSLLQFVLAALLILAGALLLVRKAASRYFVVDASFETATTGYEARRQMSIGGESSGGGDVCASCGSLATKKCSRCKSVRYCSQACQSKHWEAEHKHKCKQIKLLDKAEVVSSGNGACRRRKSSGFSSISLVPAQGTCKVLHEPKKILFPYDEFVELFNWAMPGFPPCGLVNCGNSCFANVVLQCLTCTRPLVAYLLERDHSRGCFRKRDDWCFLCELQVHVQRASKSSQPFQPMNILNRLPNIGGNLGYGRQEDAHEFMRFAIDTMQSICLDEFGGEKALDPSTQETTLIQHIFGGHLQSQVICTNCNEVSNRYENMMDLTVEIQGDAESLEECLDQFTVKEWLDGENKYKCDGCNDYVKAWKRLTVHQPPNILTIALKRFQSGRFGKLNKRITFPENLDLTPYMSGNGDGTDLYSLYAVVVHLDMLNASFFGHYVCYTKDYHGHWYRIDDCKVLNVEVEEVLAQGAYMLLYCRKTARREPFVKPVDPPRQQLSEANPKLSSPSTVSNSFKVSCLPSDVDSKPNSIEASLLKNTGPEKISSEGDFIKNRELEDMETDAPAKELPSVEIHTVAEPCVCSDLESHMEEDNDGSTGIAEASKVSILDLSVTGQNIGDKIADPSSAVPTINSSLVSEPSDDLRPESEQAVAACSPSGSANGISRLDDTSFIDNGNKGLPSCWENGYRSKPKPLFSRGFLDRPARKKSVDSSRQNHTGSHGVALVPRVNGYCNGHSDLGLSEQDYDNCSASLKSSCENGRGIIRGDMSFKSRGFLRSSYTKSSDEEGVKKTEMQKFDYRSKPKCNGSVEQASVDKLDFRPEAYCSNGIDFTKINHEEFRETAFVHENGSKVYKKDGPLTPALQNMNVGLGDLLKPPSGCLNEHDM; this is encoded by the exons ATGCTCATCGCCGCCGGCCTTCTCGCGCTGGACCTCTCGTCCCTGCTCCAGTTCGTGCTTGCCGCGCTCCTCATACTCGCCGGGGCTCTCCTTCTGGTGAGGAAGGCCGCTTCCAGGTACTTCGTCGTCGACGCCAGCTTCGAGACCGCCACCACGGGGTACGAGGCGCGGCGCCAGATGTCGATCGGCGGCGAAAGTAGCGGCGGAGGCGACGTCTGTGCTTCCTGTGGGAGCTTGGCGACCAAGAAGTGCTCCCGGTGCAAGAGCGTCCGCTATTG TTCACAAGCATGCCAGTCAAAGCATTGGGAAGCCGAGCACAAGCATAAATGCAAGCAAATTAAGTTGTTAGATAAGGCAGAGGTTGTTTCTTCTGGAAATGGTGCTTGcagaagaaggaaatcttctgggtTTAGCTCAATTTCATTAGTTCCTGCCCAAGGAACCTGCAAGGTGCTGCATGAGCCAAAAAAG ATTCTTTTTCCTTATGATGAATTTGTGGAGCTTTTCAACTGGGCTATGCCAGGGTTTCCACCTTGTGGACTAGTTAATTGTGGGAACAG TTGCTTTGCTAATGTGGTTCTACAATGTCTTACATGCACTAGACCACTTGTTGCCTATTTACTGGAGAGAGACCACAGTAGAGGAT GCTTTAGGAAGCGGGATGATTGGTGCTTCTTATGCGAGCTTCAAGTACATGTTCAAAGGGCAAGTAAAAGTTCTCAGCCTTTTCAACCTATGAATATTCTTAATCGACTGCCTAATATTGGTGGCAACCTTGGGTATGGCAGACAGGAGGATGCTCATGAATTCATGAG GTTTGCGATTGATACAATGCAATCAATTTGCCTTGATGAGTTTGGAGGTGAAAAGGCTCTGGATCCCAGTACCCAAGAGACAACCCTTATTCAGCACATATTTGGTGGTCATCTCCAGTCTCAG GTGATATGTACAAACTGCAATGAGGTCTCAAATCGCTATGAGAATATGATGGATTTGACAGTTGAAATTCAAGGGGATGCCGAGTCTTTGGAGGAATGCTTAGATCAATTTACTGTCAAGGAGTGGCTTGATGGAGAGAATAAGTATAAATGTGATGG ATGCAATGATTATGTTAAAGCATGGAAACGTCTTACAGTTCATCAGCCTCCAAATATCCTCACAATTGCTCTTAAGAGATTCCAG AGCGGTAGATTTGggaaactaaacaaaagaataACATTTCCTGAGAACTTAGATCTCACTCCATACATGAGTGGCAATGGAGATGGCACTGATCTGTATTCACTGTATGCTGTCGTTGTTCACCTGGACATGTTGAATGCTTCATTTTTTGGTCACTATGTTTGTTATACCAAAGACTATCATGGGCACTGGTATAGGATTGATGACTGCAAG GTCTTGAATGTCGAAGTGGAGGAAGTACTTGCTCAAGGTGCATATATGCTCTTATATTGCAG GAAAACTGCCCGTCGGGAGCCTTTTGTTAAGCCTGTGGATCCACCAAGGCAACAGCTCTCTGAAGCAAATCCCAAGTTATCAAGCCCTTCCACGGTATCGAACTCCTTCAAGGTTTCCTGCCTGCCTTCTGATGTTGATAGCAAACCAAATTCTATTGAAGCATCCTTGTTGAAGAATACTGGACCTGAGAAAATATCTTCTGAAGGTGATTTTATAAAGAACAGAGAGCTGGAAGATATGGAAACGGATGCACCTGCCAAG GAGCTTCCATCCGTCGAAATTCATACAGTGGCAGAACCCTGTGTTTGTTCAGATTTGGAAAGTCATATGGAAGAAGATAATGATGGATCAACTGGTATAGCGGAAGCATCCAAGGTGTCAATACTGGATCTCTCAGTCACTGGTCAAAATATTGGTGATAAGATAGCTGATCCATCTTCTGCTGTTCCTACCATAAATTCAAGTCTGGTTTCCGAACCTTCAGATGATTTGAGGCCAGAATCAGAGCAGGCAGTAGCAGCATGCAGCCCATCAGGTTCAGCTAATGGAATTAGCAGGTTGGATGACAcctcttttatagataatggaaACAAGGGTTTGCCATCATGTTGGGAGAATGGTTATAGAAGCAAACCAAAGCCCCTATTTTCTCGTGGTTTTCTAGACAGGCCTGCCAGAAAGAAATCTGTTGATAGTAGTAGACAAAACCACACAGGAAGTCATGGAGTTGCTCTTGTTCCCAGGGTAAATGGTTACTGCAATGGTCATTCTGATCTTGGGTTGTCAGAGCAAGATTATGATAATTGTTCTGCCAGTCTGAAGTCATCTTGTGAAAATGGCAGAGGGATTATTCGAGGTGACATGTCGTTCAAATCTCGTGGTTTCCTGAGAAGTTCTTATACAAAATCATCAGATGAAGAGGGGGTTAAGAAAACAGAGATGCAGAAATTTGATTATCGTAGCAAACCCAAGTGCAATGGGTCCGTTGAACAGGCTTCTGTTGACAAATTAGATTTTAGGCCAGAGGCCTACTGCTCAAATGGCATAGACTTCACTAAAATCAACCATGAGGAGTTCCGTGAGACTGCTTTTGTTCATGAAAACGGCAGTAAGGTCTACAAGAAAGATGGTCCACTGACACCAGCTTTACAGAACATGAATGTTGGGTTGGGAGATCTGCTGAAACCACCGTCTGGGTGTCTCAATGAGCATGACATGTAG